GTCGGCGGCATGGGCCGGTCCGGCGAGCGCGAGCAGCAAAAGCCAGGGTTTCATGAGCTTCTCCACGGTCAGCGATCGGGTGTGCCGGCGAGTGTCTGCGCCAGTTGCAGTTCGGCCGGCTGCAGCCATTGCCGGGCGTCGGCATTGATCCGCCGTGCGACTTCATCGGGAATCGCCGGGTCGGCCGCGCCGCTGCTGAGCTGCCGGTACAGCGCGAGGTTGGCGCGAAAGCGCGGCTCGTTTGGCGCCAGCTCGACGGCTCGCGCCAGTGCCTGGCCGGCTTCGGTCCATTCGCCACGCAGCAGCAGCAGGTAGCCGAGGTCGTTCCACACCGCCGGGTTGGTCGGTGCATCGCGAGTGGCGTCGCGCAGGTAGCGGCTGGCGCTGCCGCTATCGCGCTCGCTGGCGTAGACCAGCGCCAGCCCATGCTCGGCGGCCGCGCGCTGCGGTCCGGCGAGCAGTGCGAGATAGCGTTGCCGGGCCGGTTCCAGCTTGCCGGTCGCGCGTTCGGCCCGGGCGCGCATCAACTGGCTCTGCGGCGAACTGCCATACCTGGCTTCGAAGGCGTCCAGATGCGACAGTGCCGCATAGTAGGTGCCCTGATCGAGCATCGACGCGATCAGCGCCTGGTAGGCCCCCTGGGCGTCGGCGGCCTTGGCCGGCGGTTCGGCAATGCTGGCCCTGGCGGCGAGCGCGTCCTGCTGCGCCTGGGCGATCTGGGCCGGGTTCTGCGCACAGGCGCACAGCAGGGCCGGAACGGCGATTGCGGTCAGGACGGGTTTCATCATCGGCCTCCGGCGTGTTGCAGGGTGGCGAGCAGCGAAATGAAGCCGGGGCCCGCCAGCAGGATGAACAGCGCGGGCAGCATGAACAGCACCATCACGCCGGTCATCTTGACCGACAGCTGGCCGATGACGGTCTTCAGCCCCAGCCGCTGCTGTTCGAGCAGGCGCTCGCCGAACTTGGCCAGCGGCTCTTCGGCGGCACCGCCATAGCGTTCCAGCCTGTCCATCAGTTGCGCGAGCGCCGAGAAGTCGGCCGAATTGAACAGTTCGGCCAGCGGCTCTAGCGACTCGCGCCGGTTCCGCCCGCCCTGGTAGCGCTGGTTGGCCAGCACCAGTTCCGGCGCCAGCACCGGCAGGACCGAGGCGAACTCTTCGGCGGCGACAAGCAGCGCCTGGCCGACACTCATCCCCGCCCCCTGCAGCATGCGCAGCAGGTCGATGAACAGCAGCAGCTCCTTGCCGGCCGATGCGGCCCGGGCCGCGGCCCGCCAGCGCAGCACGCGCTCGGGCAGCAGCAGCCCGACGATCAGCGCGATCAGCATCGACAGCAAGCGGAGCCTGGCGGGGATGCCGGGCAGGAGCAGCGCGGCGACCGCCAGGCACAGCGGCAGGGCGATGCGCAGCAGCATGTACTGGTAGTGGTGGTGCTCGTGGCCATAGCCGGCCGACGCCAGCAGCCGGCGCGTCGGGTGGGTGTGGCGCAGGGCCTGCGGGTCGTGGATCAGCCGCTGCGCAAACGCGGCCAGACGCGAGCCCGGAGCTGCCGGGGCGGCCTGCGCCGCGACGACGGGCAGGCGCCGGAACAGCTGCCGCTCGGTCTGGCGGTTGCGCAACAGCGCGAGCGCGGCCAGGCTGCCGGCCGTCAGCATCAGGCCCGTCCCGATGAGCATCAGCAGCTTGATCATGTCGTCCCCTAGACGCGCTTGGCCAGCCGGTACAGCAAGAAGCCGCCGACGAGCTGCATGACGATGACGGCGATCAGCATCTTCTGGCCGACCGGTTCGCGGAACAGCACGGCCATGTACTGCCGGTTGAGCAGGGTCATCGCGATGCCGAGCACCGCCGGCAGGCCGCCGAGTACCCAGGCGGACAGCCGGACCTCCGCCGTCAGCGCCATCAGCTCCTGATGCGAGGCGTGGCGGGCCTGCAGCACGAGGGCGATCCGGTTGACCAGCTTCTCCGGCTGGCCGCCATAGCGCAGCGCGACACGCATCGCCGCGGCCAGCAGGTTGAATTCGGGAATCTTGTAGAGCGTGGCGTTCTGATGCAGTGCGGCGTCGAGCTCCATGCCCGAGGCATGCATGTTCTGCGCCCGTACGACCATTTCGCCGAGCGGGGACGGCGTTTCCGCGGCCAGCTTGCCGAAGGCCTGCGGCAGGCTCTGGCCGATCGACGCCAGCCTTGCCAGCCCCTCGAGGAAGGACGGCAGTTGCCGCAGCGCGCGCTGCCGCTGTGCGTCAATGCGGAAGTTCTGCGCAGCGACGAGCACGGCAAACCCCAGTACCAGGACGACGAGGCCGCTTGCCCCCTTCCAGCTCAGTTGGGCTGCCATCGCCAGCATGCACGGCAGCAACAGCCAGTACCCCCAGTAGGCGGGGAGTTCGGCACGTCTGGCCTGCAGCCACATCTGCCAGCGCCGCTGCCTGCCGGCCTCCGGCTCGAAGTTCGGCTCGGCATGGCCCTGCCGGGCGAGCCGCAGTTCGGCGAGCCGGGTCCGGCGGCGGTGGCTGACCAGACAGCCGGCGGCGGCGATCAGGCATGCCAGCCCGAGCAGGACCAGCAGGCTAAGCATGATCGTGCTCCGGCACCCAGTCGGCGAGCTTGGCATTCCGTACCGGGGCTGCGGTGCGTTCCCAGTGCGGCGCCGGATTCGGGCAGAACCGGAACAGCTCCTGCATGCCGACCATGTCGTCGTCCATGCCGAGCACTTCGGTGATGCCGAGCACGCGCCGGCTGCCGTCGTTCAGCCGCCCGACCTGGACGATCAGGTCGACGGCGCTGGCCACCTGGCGCCGCAGGCTCAGGTCGCTGCCGGCAAAACCGGCGAAACCGGCCAGCATTTCCAGCCGGTACAGCGCATCGAGCGGCGAGCTGGCGTGCAGCGTTCCCATCGAGCCGTCGTGGCCGGTGCTCATCGCCTGGAGCATTTCCAGCACCTCGGCGCCGCGGACCTCGCCGACGACGATGCGGTCCGGACGCATGCGCAGGCTGTTGCGGACAAGGTCGCGGATGGTGATCTGCCCCGCGCCCTCGTAGCCGCCCGGGCGGCTCTCGAGCTTGACGACGTGCGGATGCTGCAGGTCGAGCTCGGCCGTGTCCTCGATCGTGATCACGCGCTCGCCGGCCGGAATGTAGTTCGACAGTACATTGAGCATCGACGTCTTGCCGCTGCTGGTGCCGCCGATCACCAGCAGGTTGCAGCGCTGGCGGACGGCGAAGGTGAGGAAATCGAGCAGTTGCGG
This window of the Jeongeupia sp. USM3 genome carries:
- a CDS encoding CpaF family protein, with protein sequence MSGASGFVGSPEFERIQRAAHDYLIDRITELGGNFSEWPRDRLARVVRHEVSVFVTARQIAINEREIGAIADALLKELVGYGPIEDLLNEEAVEDILINGPHQVIVSRRGVLTHEPTRFRDNDHLIGFLRRLLAPLGRRLDESSPMVDARLPDGGRLNAIIPPLAVDGVTVSIRKFHSGFYTGERMLAIGALSPQLLDFLTFAVRQRCNLLVIGGTSSGKTSMLNVLSNYIPAGERVITIEDTAELDLQHPHVVKLESRPGGYEGAGQITIRDLVRNSLRMRPDRIVVGEVRGAEVLEMLQAMSTGHDGSMGTLHASSPLDALYRLEMLAGFAGFAGSDLSLRRQVASAVDLIVQVGRLNDGSRRVLGITEVLGMDDDMVGMQELFRFCPNPAPHWERTAAPVRNAKLADWVPEHDHA
- a CDS encoding type II secretion system F family protein, translating into MIKLLMLIGTGLMLTAGSLAALALLRNRQTERQLFRRLPVVAAQAAPAAPGSRLAAFAQRLIHDPQALRHTHPTRRLLASAGYGHEHHHYQYMLLRIALPLCLAVAALLLPGIPARLRLLSMLIALIVGLLLPERVLRWRAAARAASAGKELLLFIDLLRMLQGAGMSVGQALLVAAEEFASVLPVLAPELVLANQRYQGGRNRRESLEPLAELFNSADFSALAQLMDRLERYGGAAEEPLAKFGERLLEQQRLGLKTVIGQLSVKMTGVMVLFMLPALFILLAGPGFISLLATLQHAGGR
- a CDS encoding tetratricopeptide repeat protein, producing the protein MKPVLTAIAVPALLCACAQNPAQIAQAQQDALAARASIAEPPAKAADAQGAYQALIASMLDQGTYYAALSHLDAFEARYGSSPQSQLMRARAERATGKLEPARQRYLALLAGPQRAAAEHGLALVYASERDSGSASRYLRDATRDAPTNPAVWNDLGYLLLLRGEWTEAGQALARAVELAPNEPRFRANLALYRQLSSGAADPAIPDEVARRINADARQWLQPAELQLAQTLAGTPDR
- a CDS encoding type II secretion system F family protein, with product MLSLLVLLGLACLIAAAGCLVSHRRRTRLAELRLARQGHAEPNFEPEAGRQRRWQMWLQARRAELPAYWGYWLLLPCMLAMAAQLSWKGASGLVVLVLGFAVLVAAQNFRIDAQRQRALRQLPSFLEGLARLASIGQSLPQAFGKLAAETPSPLGEMVVRAQNMHASGMELDAALHQNATLYKIPEFNLLAAAMRVALRYGGQPEKLVNRIALVLQARHASHQELMALTAEVRLSAWVLGGLPAVLGIAMTLLNRQYMAVLFREPVGQKMLIAVIVMQLVGGFLLYRLAKRV